In the genome of Paenibacillus pabuli, the window TACCATATGAGAATCGTCCCATATTCAAACCATAATTGAGCGCATATAGATCAAGGACTTCAGCGTAGTCGGTGACCAGACTGTTACCCAGCAACAGCTGTTTCTCCATTCCGATACTCACCAGATGCCCGATGGACATGATTAACAATACGGAAATCGTAGTCCGAATTCCTGGCAATGTAATATGCCACATCTGTCTCCAGCGGTTGGCTCCGTCTACACGTGAAGCTTCATAAAGTTCCTGGTCAATACCGGTAATGGCTGCCAGATAGATAATTGCATTCCATCCGGTTTCCTTCCACACATCTGAAGCGGTTACAATGTACCAGAACAGGTTCCCCTTCGCCATAAATTGGATTGGTTGATCGATAATGTTTAGGTTTACCAAAATGTCATTGATAATCCCTCCATCGGTGGAGAGCATCTTGGTAATGATCCCTGCCACAACGACCCAGGATACAAAGTGAGGCAGATATGATACCGTTTGCACTGCACGTTTGAAGAACATACCTCTCATCTCATTTAAGAGAATCGCAAAGAAAATCGGCACAACAAAACCGACAATCAGCCCCATCAAGCTCATTGCAAGCGTATTTCGAAGTACCAGGTAGAAGCGATCATCACTGAACAACTCTACAAAATGTTTAAAACCAACCCACTCTTGATCACCGAACGATCTGGCAGGTTTATAGTTTTGGAAAGCCATCGTCCATCCCCATAGTGGCAGATAGTTAAATACAAAAACCCAAACTACGAATGGCAATGACATGAGATAGAGATACTTTTGCTGTTTCATGCTCTCCCAAATTCTGTTCCGCCGATTTTGTGTTGGCGGATTGGGGTCACTGCTCTTTTTCGCGGAAGCGGATTTTTCTGTTAGCGTTTCCATCTCCGTTCCCCCTCCTCTGTTTTATAAAAT includes:
- a CDS encoding ABC transporter permease, which produces METLTEKSASAKKSSDPNPPTQNRRNRIWESMKQQKYLYLMSLPFVVWVFVFNYLPLWGWTMAFQNYKPARSFGDQEWVGFKHFVELFSDDRFYLVLRNTLAMSLMGLIVGFVVPIFFAILLNEMRGMFFKRAVQTVSYLPHFVSWVVVAGIITKMLSTDGGIINDILVNLNIIDQPIQFMAKGNLFWYIVTASDVWKETGWNAIIYLAAITGIDQELYEASRVDGANRWRQMWHITLPGIRTTISVLLIMSIGHLVSIGMEKQLLLGNSLVTDYAEVLDLYALNYGLNMGRFSYGTAIGIFNSVVSIILLFTANGLFKKITKESIM